A stretch of Sulfurimonas autotrophica DSM 16294 DNA encodes these proteins:
- a CDS encoding pyrimidine/purine nucleoside phosphorylase, giving the protein MSKFENVTITKEANIYYDGKVTSRTVEFSDGSIKSLGIMLPGEYTFNTHDKEIMEMMSGDVEVKLPGAEWRTLLTPEMFTVPANSSFDLKIKSVTDYCCSYIK; this is encoded by the coding sequence CGTAACAATAACAAAAGAGGCAAATATCTATTATGATGGAAAAGTAACAAGCAGAACGGTTGAATTTTCTGATGGGAGTATAAAGTCATTGGGAATAATGCTGCCGGGTGAATATACTTTTAATACGCACGATAAAGAGATAATGGAGATGATGAGTGGTGATGTGGAGGTAAAACTTCCAGGTGCAGAGTGGCGAACACTTCTAACACCTGAAATGTTTACAGTGCCGGCTAACTCTTCATTTGATTTAAAAATCAAAAGTGTGACCGATTACTGCTGTTCTTATATAAAATAA